The following are from one region of the Osmerus mordax isolate fOsmMor3 chromosome 1, fOsmMor3.pri, whole genome shotgun sequence genome:
- the pfkfb4b gene encoding 6-phosphofructo-2-kinase/fructose-2,6-bisphosphatase 4b isoform X2 encodes MRGSCRPRSTRDRAVCMTNCPTVIVTVGLPARGKTYISKKLTRYLNWIGVPTKEFNVGQYRRECVKIYKSFEFFRPDNEEGLKIRRQCALAALNDVRQYLSVEGGQVAVFDATNTTRERRGTITRFAEQNGFKVFFVESVCEDPDVIAENIVQVKLGSPDYIDCNTEEAVEDFMKRIKCYENSYQPLDEVLDKDLSYIKVMDVGRRYLVNRVQDHIQSRIVYYLMNIHITPRSIYLCRHGESDLNVKGRIGGDSGLSDRGKEFAKCLGRFIQDQNIKDLKVWTSQMKRTIQTAEALGVPYEQWKALNEIDAGVCEEMMYEEIQEHFPLEFALRDQDKYRYRYPKGESYEDLVQRLEPVIMELERQENVLVICHQAVMRCLLAYFLDKTAEELPYLKCPLHTALKLTPVAYGCKVESVALNVDAVNTHRDRPENVNISRLAEEALFTVPDHQ; translated from the exons ATGAGGGGTTCCTGCCGACCAAGAAGCACGCGAGACAGGGCAG TATGTATGACCAACTGTCCCACCGTCATTGTGACGGTTGGACTGCCAGCCAGAGGGAAGACTTACATTTCTAAGAAGCTGACCCGCTACCTCAACTGGATAGGTGTACCTACCAAAG AGTTCAATGTGGGCCAGTacagaagagagtgtgtgaagaTTTACAAGTCCTTTGAGTTTTTCCGTCCAGACAACGAGGAGGGCCTGAAGATCAGAAG GCAGTGTGCATTGGCGGCTCTGAATGATGTCCGCCAGTACctgagtgtggagggagggcaggtggcg GTATTTGATGCCACAAAtaccaccagggagaggagagggaccatCACTAGGTTTGCTGAGCAGAATGGCTTTAAG GTGTTTTTTGTAGAGTCAGTGTGTGAGGACCCAGACGTGATAGCAGAGAACATAGTA CAAGTGAAGCTGGGTAGTCCAGATTACATTGACTGTAACACAGAGGAGGCTGTAGAGGACTTCATGAAGAGGATCAAGTGTTATGAGAACTCCTATCAGCCTCTGGATGAGGTGCTAGACAA GGATCTGTCCTACATTAAGGTCATGGACGTGGGCCGGCGCTACCTGGTCAACCGGGTCCAGGACCACATCCAGAGCCGCATCGTCTACTACCTGATGAACATCCACATCACCCCACGCTCCATATACCTGTGTCGCCACGGCGAGAGCGACCTTAATGTCAAGGGACGCATCGGTGGAGACTCAGGCTTGTCCGACAGGGGCAAGGAG TTTGCCAAATGTCTTGGGAGGTTTATCCAGGACCAGAACATAAAGGACCTAAAGGTTTGGACGAGTCAGATGAAGAGGACGATCCAGACTGCTGAGGCACTCGGCGTGCCTTATGAACAGTGGAAGGCCCTCAACGAGATAGACGCA GGTGTCTGTGAGGAGATGATGTATGAAGAGATCCAGGAGCATTTCCCTCTAGAGTTTGCCCTGAGAGACCAAGACAAATACCGCTACCGCTACCCTAAAGGAGAG TCCTATGAGGACCTGGTGCAGCGGTTAGAGCCAGTCATCATGGagctggagaggcaggagaacGTGCTGGTCATCTGTCACCAGGCCGTCATGCGCTGCCTGCTGGCCTACTTTTTGGATAAGACTGCAG AGGAGCTGCCTTATCTGAAGTGTCCTTTGCACACTGCATTGAAGCTGACCCCTGTGGCTTATG GCTGTAAAGTGGAATCTGTAGCCTTGAATGTGGACGCAGTAAACACTCACAGGGACAGGCCAGAG AATGTAAATATATCACGGCTGGCGGAGGAAGCCCTGTTCACAGTCCCTGACCACCAGTGA
- the pfkfb4b gene encoding 6-phosphofructo-2-kinase/fructose-2,6-bisphosphatase 4b isoform X1: protein MTSTKDVSLARAPRELTQNPLKKIWMPCKNGLPEKHISQRKVCMTNCPTVIVTVGLPARGKTYISKKLTRYLNWIGVPTKEFNVGQYRRECVKIYKSFEFFRPDNEEGLKIRRQCALAALNDVRQYLSVEGGQVAVFDATNTTRERRGTITRFAEQNGFKVFFVESVCEDPDVIAENIVQVKLGSPDYIDCNTEEAVEDFMKRIKCYENSYQPLDEVLDKDLSYIKVMDVGRRYLVNRVQDHIQSRIVYYLMNIHITPRSIYLCRHGESDLNVKGRIGGDSGLSDRGKEFAKCLGRFIQDQNIKDLKVWTSQMKRTIQTAEALGVPYEQWKALNEIDAGVCEEMMYEEIQEHFPLEFALRDQDKYRYRYPKGESYEDLVQRLEPVIMELERQENVLVICHQAVMRCLLAYFLDKTAEELPYLKCPLHTALKLTPVAYGCKVESVALNVDAVNTHRDRPENVNISRLAEEALFTVPDHQ from the exons ATGACTTCCACTAAGGACGTTAGCTTGGCAAGAGCTCCACGGGAACTCACACAGAATCCTTTAAAGAAAATATGGATGCCGTGTAAAAATGGGCTTCCTGAAAAGCATATTTCACAGAGAAAGG TATGTATGACCAACTGTCCCACCGTCATTGTGACGGTTGGACTGCCAGCCAGAGGGAAGACTTACATTTCTAAGAAGCTGACCCGCTACCTCAACTGGATAGGTGTACCTACCAAAG AGTTCAATGTGGGCCAGTacagaagagagtgtgtgaagaTTTACAAGTCCTTTGAGTTTTTCCGTCCAGACAACGAGGAGGGCCTGAAGATCAGAAG GCAGTGTGCATTGGCGGCTCTGAATGATGTCCGCCAGTACctgagtgtggagggagggcaggtggcg GTATTTGATGCCACAAAtaccaccagggagaggagagggaccatCACTAGGTTTGCTGAGCAGAATGGCTTTAAG GTGTTTTTTGTAGAGTCAGTGTGTGAGGACCCAGACGTGATAGCAGAGAACATAGTA CAAGTGAAGCTGGGTAGTCCAGATTACATTGACTGTAACACAGAGGAGGCTGTAGAGGACTTCATGAAGAGGATCAAGTGTTATGAGAACTCCTATCAGCCTCTGGATGAGGTGCTAGACAA GGATCTGTCCTACATTAAGGTCATGGACGTGGGCCGGCGCTACCTGGTCAACCGGGTCCAGGACCACATCCAGAGCCGCATCGTCTACTACCTGATGAACATCCACATCACCCCACGCTCCATATACCTGTGTCGCCACGGCGAGAGCGACCTTAATGTCAAGGGACGCATCGGTGGAGACTCAGGCTTGTCCGACAGGGGCAAGGAG TTTGCCAAATGTCTTGGGAGGTTTATCCAGGACCAGAACATAAAGGACCTAAAGGTTTGGACGAGTCAGATGAAGAGGACGATCCAGACTGCTGAGGCACTCGGCGTGCCTTATGAACAGTGGAAGGCCCTCAACGAGATAGACGCA GGTGTCTGTGAGGAGATGATGTATGAAGAGATCCAGGAGCATTTCCCTCTAGAGTTTGCCCTGAGAGACCAAGACAAATACCGCTACCGCTACCCTAAAGGAGAG TCCTATGAGGACCTGGTGCAGCGGTTAGAGCCAGTCATCATGGagctggagaggcaggagaacGTGCTGGTCATCTGTCACCAGGCCGTCATGCGCTGCCTGCTGGCCTACTTTTTGGATAAGACTGCAG AGGAGCTGCCTTATCTGAAGTGTCCTTTGCACACTGCATTGAAGCTGACCCCTGTGGCTTATG GCTGTAAAGTGGAATCTGTAGCCTTGAATGTGGACGCAGTAAACACTCACAGGGACAGGCCAGAG AATGTAAATATATCACGGCTGGCGGAGGAAGCCCTGTTCACAGTCCCTGACCACCAGTGA
- the arpc4 gene encoding actin-related protein 2/3 complex subunit 4 → MTATLRPYLNAVRATLQAALCLENFSSQVVERHNKPEVEVRSSKELLLQPVIISRNEKEKVLIEGSINSVRVSIAVKQADEIEKILCHKFMRFMMMRAENFFILRRKPVEGYDISFLITNFHTEQMYKHKLVDFVIHFMEEIDKEISEMKLSVNARARIVAEEFLKNF, encoded by the exons ATG acGGCGACTCTGCGCCCATACCTCAACGCTGTGCGTGCCACACTGCAGGCTGCCCTCTGTCTGGAGAACTTCTCCTCTCAGGTGGTGGAGCGCCACAACAAGCCAGAGGTGGAGGTTCG GAGCAGTAAAGAGTTGCTTCTTCAGCCTGTCATTATTAGTCGTAATGAGAAGGAGAAGGTTCTGATCGAGGGCTCTATCAACTCAGTCCGAGTCAGCATTGCTGTTAAGCAG GCGGATGAGATTGAGAAGATCCTCTGTCATAAATTCATGCGCTTCATGATGATGAGGGCAGAGAACTTCTTCATCCTGAGGAGGAAACCAGTGGAG GGCTACGACATCAGTTTCCTCATAACCAACTTCCACACTGAACAGATGTACAAGCACAAGCTGGTGGACTTTGTCATTCATTTCATGGAAGAGATTGACAAGGAGATTAGTGAGATGAAGCTGTCTGTCAATGCCAGGGCCCGTATTGTCGCAGAGGAGTTCCTAAAAAAT TTCTAA
- the h1-10 gene encoding histone H1x: protein MASDTEVVPAAEAPVAAKSKKRTATKPKPKAKPATVATSSAKKKKRKGKGPGKYSVLVVDAIKQLGERNGSSLAKIYNKAREAIWFDQQHGRTYLRYSIRALVLNDTLIQVKGTGANGSFKLNKKKFETKAPKKAPTPVKAVKTKAPAKKAKAAIKTKAKPKASPKKKSTPKKKPAAKPKKLAAKKATPVKSKKPKPKKASKPAAKSPRKK, encoded by the coding sequence ATGGCAAGTGATACTGAAGTAGTTCCTGCCGCAGAAGCTCCAGTGGCTGCAAAGTCAAAGAAAAGGACAGCCACTAAACCTAAACCAAAAGCAAAACCAGCGACTGTTGCCACCAGCTCAGCCAAGAAGAAGAAACGCAAGGGAAAGGGCCCAGGGAAGTACAGCGTACTGGTAGTTGACGCGATTAAACAACTGGGCGAGAGAAATGGTTCGTCGTTGGCCAAGATTTACAACAAAGCCAGGGAGGCGATCTGGTTCGATCAGCAGCATGGACGAACCTATCTGCGATATTCTATTCGCGCGCTAGTTCTGAACGATACCCTGATCCAGGTAAAGGGTACGGGTGCGAACGGTTCTTTCAAACTAAACAAAAAGAAGTTTGAGACAAAGGCACCGAAAAAAGCACCAACGCCTGTTAAGGCTGTAAAAACAAAAGCACCAGCTAAGAAGGCAAAGGCAGCCATCAAAACTAAGGCGAAACCGAAGGCTAGCCCGAAAAAGAAGTCGACACCCAAGAAGAAGCCGGCCGCCAAACCAAAAAAGCTGGCGGCCAAAAAGGCAACTCCGGTTAAAAGTAAGAAGCCAAAGCCGAAGAAGGCGAGCAAGCCTGCCGCCAAGTCTCCAAGAAAGAAGTAG
- the LOC136947171 gene encoding ras-related protein rab7-like, giving the protein MTSRKKVLLKVIILGDSGVGKTSLMNQYVNKKFSNQYKATIGADFLTKEVMVDDRLVTMQIWDTAGQERFQSLGVAFYRGADCCVLVFDVTAPNTFKTLDSWRDEFLIQASPRDPENFPFVVLGNKIDLENRQVTTKRAQAWCQSKNNIPYFETSAKEAINVEQAFQTIARNALKQETEVELYNEFPEPIKLDRNDRAKPSQESCSC; this is encoded by the exons ATGACGTCCAGGAAGAAAGTGCTTCTGAAAGTCATCATTCTGGGGGATTCTGG TGTGGGCAAGACCTCCCTGATGAACCAGTATGTGAACAAGAAGTTCAGCAACCAATACAAAGCCACGATAGGAGCAGATTTCTTGACCAAGGAGGTGATGGTGGACGACCGACTCGTCACAATGCAG ATCTGGGACACAGCTGGGCAGGAGAGGTTCCAGTCATTGGGGGTAGCGTTCTACCGTGGGGCTGACTGCTGTGTGCTGGTATTTGATGTGACGGCTCCAAACACCTTCAAGACCTTAGACAGCTGGAGAGATGAGTTCCTGATCCAGGCTAGCCCCAGAGACCCGGAGAACTTCCCTTTTGTGGTTCTAGGCAACAAGATTGACCTGGAGAACAGACAG GTGACAACCAAAAGGGCCCAGGCCTGGTGTCAAAGTAAGAACAACATCCCTTACTTCGAGACCAGCGCTAAGGAAGCCATCAATGTAGAGCAAGCCTTCCAGACCATTGCACGCAATGCCCTCAAACAG GAGACAGAGGTGGAGTTGTATAATGAATTCCCTGAACCCATTAAACTGGATAGGAATGACAGAGCCAAGCCTTCACAAGAGAGCTGCAGCTGCTGA
- the si:ch211-157b11.8 gene encoding fibrinogen-like protein 1, translating to MIPLGSLSMLPLLSLCVGAVLSPPEALSTCPHPPCRDSLVAAPPIRPGTGAGMCEGRSGASGCRVVAAAPSSSDSPLRVEHRQELQQVQTKMGDVSDRLVQLQSCMRSLQEPGATRGQGAQPGGDTLGAILALMASVLTECDLHCHSQALRAMAKRLEGAAVGREGEKDLLLLLRSITQHSPTVAPSARQFPQDCAEIYRIGIKENGIYTIQPDQQRPALEASCDMETAGGGWTVFQTRRDGLLDFNRTWQEYQEGFGSPQGEHWLGNAALHGLTSSGQYQLRIQLEDWHQQRRHATYNTFRVASETQRYRLTAREYSGDAGNSLSYSKRYNHDGRAFSTNDRDHDRYTAGNCAQYYGAGWWFDACLAANLNGRYYRGRYSGLTNGIYWGTWYILTDSRSGERYSFKSVEMKTRPQDF from the exons ATGATTCCACTTGGCTCTCTCAGCATGCTGCCATTGCTGTCTCTGTGCGTGGGAGCCGTACTGTCTCCTCCAGAAGCTCTCTCCAcctgcccccatcccccctgcaGGGACAGCCTGGTGGCCGCTCCACCCATACGGCCAGGGACGGGGGCCGGGATGTGTGAGGGGCGCTCGGGGGCGTCAGGCTGCAGGGTGGTGGCTGCGGCCCCATCCTCTTCAGACTCACCTCTGAGGGTGGAGCACAGACAGGAACTCCAACAGGTGCAGACCAAG ATGGGGGATGTGTCAGATCGCCTGGTTCAGCTTCAGAGCTGCATGCGTTCCCTCCAGGAACCAGGGGCCACCAGGGGCCAAGGGGCCCAGCCGGGAGGGGACACACTAGGGGCCATCCTGGCTTTGATGGCCTCTGTGCTGACAGAGTGTGACCTCCACTGTCACAGTCAGGCCCTCAGAGCAATGGCCAAACGACTTG AGGGGGCAGCagtgggaagagagggggagaaggatctGCTGCTTCTGCTCAGGAGTATTACACAACACTCACCAACAG tTGCCCCTTCAGCAAGGCAGTTTCCTCAGGACTGTGCTGAGATCTATCGCATAGGGATCAAAGAGAATGGAATTTACACCATTCAGCCTGACCAACAAAGACCTGCGCTGGAG GCTTCATGTGACATGGAGACAGCAGGCGGGGGATGGACAGTGTTTCAGACTCGGAGAGACGGCTTGCTGGACTTCAACCGGACATGGCAGGAGTACCAGGAGGGCTTTGGATCTCCCCAAGGGGAACACTGGCTGGGGAACGCAGCTCTGCATGGCCTCACCTCCTCTGGCCAGTACCAGCTCCGCATTCAGCTGGAGGACTGGCACCAGCAACGGCGCCATGCCACCTACAACACCTTCAGAGTGGCCTCAGAGACACAAAG GTATCGTCTGACAGCTCGGGAGTACTCTGGTGATGCTGGCAACTCACTTAGCTACAGCAAACGCTACAACCACGACGGCCGAGCATTCAGCACCAACGACCGTGACCATGACCGCTACACAGCTGGTAACTGTGCACAGTACTATGGTGCTGGTTGGTGGTTTgatgcctgcctggctgccaaTCTGAACGGACGCTACTATCGTGGGCGCTATAGCGGGCTGACCAATGGCATCTACTGGGGCACATGGTACATCCTGACGGACAGCCGCAGCGGGGAGCGCTACTCCTTTAAGAGTGTGGAGATGAAGACAAGGCCTCAGGACTTCTGA